In one window of Rhinatrema bivittatum chromosome 10, aRhiBiv1.1, whole genome shotgun sequence DNA:
- the TCTEX1D1 gene encoding tctex1 domain-containing protein 1: MSDIAKDKAARLLKKRGSISSLSSHEVKAKESTGKNKDSMSTVSYMDEPGHHDDIPRAAVQMENTYQMGPTKRFPVVTVNNILKDVLTSYLQEEKYEAELCRQMTKTISEVIKARVKDLMIPRYKIIVLIHIGQLNEQSMRVGSRCIWDPTNDTFSSYAFKNSSLFALANVYAVYFE, translated from the exons ATGTCGGATATTGCCAAGGATAAAGCAGCTCGTTTGTTAAAGAAGAGAGGTAGCATATCTTCTCTAAGCAGTCATGAGGTCAAAGCAAAAGAATCCACTGGAAAAAACAAAGA TTCTATGAGTACGGTGTCATATATGGATGAGCCTGGCCACCATGATGACATCCCACGCGCAGCAGTACAGATGGAAAACACTTACCAGATGG GGCCTACAAAACGTTTTCCAGTTGTCACAGTAAATAATATACTGAAGGATGTGCTCACCAGTTACCTTCAAGAAGAAAAATATGAAGCAGAATTATGTAGACAGATGACTAAAACCATCTCAGAG GTTATAAAAGCACGCGTGAAAGACCTGATGATCCCAAGGTATAAAATTATCGTGCTAATCCATATAGGACAACTAAATGAACAGAGTATGCGAGTTGGAAGCAGATGCATCTGGGATCCTACAAATGACACATTTTCATCATATGCTTTCAAAAACAGCTCCTTGTTTGCTCTGGCAAATGTCTATGCTGTTTACTTTGAATGA